GATATAATAAAAGATGAATCCGTACTTCCAATTACGATTGGAGTTTTTGGTGATTGGGGAAGCGGTAAATCTAGTATTTTGCAGATTGTAAAAGATGAATTTGATAAAGAAGAAGATAAGGATTCGCTTTGCATATACTTTAATGGATGGACTTTCGAAGGATATGATGATGCAAAAGCTGCATTGCTGAATTCAATTCTTAAAGAATTAGAGGATAACAAAAAGATTTCAGCAGAAATAAAAGAAACAATTAAAGAAAAAGCAAAAAAGCTATGGAAATCTGTTGACTGGATGCGTGGTGCCGGAATGGTTATGAAAAATATTGCTTTACCAGCAGTTTCAGCTTATTTTACAGGTGGAGTCAGCTTAGTTCCTTTTGCTATTCAAAAATTGAGTGAATTGGGCGATAATCCTGAGAAAATAATTGGAAAACTTCAATCAAAAGAAGGTCAGGAAACTTTTAAAGCTTTCTTCAAATCGCAAGAAGAAGATAAAAAAACTATTAATGCAGTAGCAGAATTTAGAAAGGATTTTTCAGAACTTTTAGAAGCAACTAATTTTAAAAGATTAGTTGTAATAATAGATGATTTGGATCGTTGCAGTCCCGAAAGAATTATTGAAAATTTGGAGGCAATTAAGTTGTTCGTTAATGTTTCGAAAACAGCCTTCGTTATTGGTGCAGATCCACGCATTGTCAAATATGCAATCGAGCATAAATATAAAAACGACAAGGAAATTGAAGAAGATAACAGCCGGATAGTAATTGATTATTTAGAAAAATTAATTCAGTTACCCTATTCTTTGCCAAGACTTTCTGAGTCAGAGGTTGAAACTTATATTTCAATGCTAATATGTAAAAAAGAAATTGGAAATGAGAAATTTAAAATTGTTATAGAGGCATTTCAGAAATACAGACTAAAAAATAAATACTCTGCTTTTGGTTTGTCAGAATTTGAGTCAATTTTGGATGCAGATGATTTTAGTAAAGTCAAAGATAACGTTATTACAATTCCTGCGCTAGTTCCACTAATTACAAATAGTCTATATGGCAATCCACGGCAAATTAAGCGCTTTCTAAATACATTTACAGTTAGGAAAAGACTTGCAGAAGTGGCATCTTTAACAGGTTTTAAAGATTCGGTTCTTGCAAAAATGATGATTCTGGAATATTCCGAACCAAAATTATTCAAAAAGCTATTTGACTGGCAAATAGTGCAGGACGGCATTCCAAAAGAAATTGGGGAGATTGAGTCTATTTGTGAAGAAAAAGAAATTGAAAAAATAAGCGAAGATCTTAATGATTCTGACTTTAAAGAATGGAATAAACCAAAAGTCATAAAGTGGTTCCAAATTGAACCTTTTTTGTCTGAAATAGATTTGCGAGATTATTATTGGATTGCCCGAGACAAATTAGAAAATTCAATAACTTCAGGTAGTATGATTCCGCCAGTAGTAAAATCTTTATTTGGTCAGCTATTACCTGATGAAATGCCTGCTGCCGTAACTAAGGATATACTTTCCAACAGTTTTCAGCAACTAAATAATATCGAAAAAGAAGCTTTCTTTAATTTACTTTCTTCTAATATTAAAAGAAATCCACAACAAAAAAGGTTGTATGATATCTTTACAATTATGCTAGAGGAAAAAATTGATAACACTGCTCAATATTATATTGAAGCTCTTAAAGTAATTAATATATCTAATATTGAGCCGGCAGTAGCTTTAAGACTGTCTAACTTTAAATCTGACCCTATAATTGGTGATTTTTTAATCAATTATTTTCAAGGTGGTAAATCTCCGGCAAGCAGATCTTTTAATTTAAAAAAATAACTATGGGCACATCAAAATCCTTTTCAGATGTGAAACACTCTATGATTCCCAATTGGGGTAATTTGAGTTCATCACTCACTACAAATTGTAATTCATCCGAACTTACAACACCAAAACTTAAATCCATTATGGGGAATTTTGTATCAGCATTAAGTGGTGCTAATACCGGAGGTCGTGGGGGTTCAAGAGCTGGCGCGAGAAGTAGTATTAGAACTGCAAAAAAAATTGGTGGCGTTTTATCTCAATTTATAAGTTCGGGAAATAATATTAGAGAAACTTTAGCTTATACGGGTCTTACAGATATTAATAATAGGTCTGTTGGTGATGTTATTAACCATTTGATTGAATATTGCTCAGATAGTGCAGCATCAATAGATGATAACGCAGCGAAAGAAGCGACAAGACAATTGCTAGAAGAATTAATCGGACAGGCTGAGTCGGTTGACGAAGTAGAAACCCTATTAGAACAAACTTTTTCTTCAAATAGTTTAGAAGATATAATAGTAAAATATTTTGCTTATTACATTAATGAGCTTCTTTCAAAATGGTTTTACGAAAATCTAATAAAAAGTAAGGGTGAAAATGATTGCAATAATCTTTTCGGTCAGATTAAAAACTTCATTTTCGAAAGAGTTAATGATATCCACCGAAGAAACCCACTACAGAATGTGGATTGGAGTTCTGATGAAGCTGATAGGCTTGTAAAAAATATTCAACAAGATGTTTTAACTGTTTTCGAATAATTATGAGAGTAGATATATTTTTTAATGATGCGGATTATGGTAAATTTTCGGATATGCATCTTAGTTTTGTTGAAAATGGAAGAGAAAGAAGAGTGCCACTCTCTTTTTTAAGATATGAAAATGTTTATGACTTTTCAAATGATTTAAGTTCTGTTAAGTTTGATTTTTTCCTAATAGCAGCTATAGTATACGGAGTTGATAATCTTTTAAATAGGGCAGTGCACTCTAATGATGGATGGTCAAGAGATATAGAAGTTGAATTTCCTGTAATTAATTTACATGTTTGGATAGGAAAGGAAGAAAAACTAAAGAAAATACTTGATTTTTTGACGGGCGACAATTGGATGGTGTCCTTCTGTGAGAATAATCATGATAATTTTTATTATCCTAGACCTCTTTCTAGAAGAAGAAAGTTACCGAGAGATTATGATAAAGATTCAATCATTTCAACAAGTTTATTTTCGGGTGGTCTTGATTCATTTATAGGAGTTATAGACAAATTGGAATCAATTCGGAATAATGAAAAGTTGCTTTTGGTTTCACATTTTGATTCAAAATCACCTGGTCCAAATGGTGACCAACATAGACTATTATCACATTTATCATCTCAATACCCAAATAAAATTGAATGGATACAATCAAAATTGGCACTTTCACGTAAGGATATTGAAGGAAATAAAGTTGTTGTAGAAAATAACTATCGAAGTAGATCTTTATTTTTTATTGGCTTGGGCATTTACTTAAGCCCTGTTAACGAACTTATTATTCCGGAAAATGGAACAATTTCCATCAATTATCCATTAACTCCTTCTCGCGTAAGTTCTTTAAGTACTAGGTCAACACATCCATTTGTTTTAATGAAATTACAGGAGTTGTTTAACGATATAGGCTTGTCGGTTCACTTAATAAATTCTTATTCATTTAAGACAAAAGGCGAAATGTTCACCGAATGTTTAAACCCACAATTTTTACAAAGAACTTTTCCGGATTCAGTATCTTGTGGTAAAAGAGGAAGAAAACAGCATTGGTCAATTAGAAATGGCACAGAGCAATGTGGTAGGTGTATGCCTTGTATTTATAGGCGAGCGGCACTGAACGCATCTGGTTTCGACAATGAAATCTTTGGTAATGATGTTACGACGGTACTTTCTCTTAATCACGATTTGCCGGCATTATTTTCATATCTAAAAAGAGATATTACATTAGAAAAAATGAAAAGAGACTTAGTTGTGAGTGGTAATATAGAGGTGTCGGTTTTGGAGAATTATGCAGCAATGGTATTACGATCTAAGCAGGAAGTGATAAATTTGTTTCGAGATAAAGGTAACAATTTTGTAAAATCTCAATTAGGCATTTAATGAATATTGACGCTCATTGTCATATAGATTTATATCAGAATCCAAGAAAGATTTTGATTGAAGCTAATAATTCTAATTTAGCTGTTTTATCAATGACAAATTTACCGAGTCATTTTGAGCTTGGTTACTCGTATTTTAAGACGCTTAAAAAAGTAAGATTAGCTCTTGGTATGCACCCTTTAATGGCGGAATTTCACAAAAAAGAATTTCCTTTATTTATGAGAAATTTACATAAGACTTCATACATTGGAGAAGTAGGGTTAGATTTTTCAATGGAAGGCATTAATACTAAGGATATTCAAATTGAAACATTCACAAAAATATTATCTAATATTATTGGTCAGAGAAAAATATTGAGCATACATTCAAGAAAGGCTGAAAGGGAAGTTTTAAATTTACTTAAAGAGTATAAAATTAGAAATGCTATTTTTCATTGGTATTCTGGAAGCATAAAATTGATTGATGAAATTGCAGAATGTGGTTTTTTCTTTTCTGTTAACTCAGCTATGATAAAATCTCAAAATGGGAGAAAAATTTTACAAAAAATTCCTAAGAATTTTCTTTTGACTGAAACAGATGGACCTTTTGTGCAGGAGAATAATACACCTTTAAAACCAGGACAAGTTGAAAGTGTTATTACATTTTTATCTGAATTATGGTCAGTATCTGAAAGTGATGTAAAAGAAACATTGAATTCAAATTTTAAAAATCTTCTTAAATCCATTAAATAATCTCCGCTCAGCCACAGAAAGTAAGATAAGTGAAATCATAAGAAAAGCAAGCTTCAACGGTAAGTTCGTCCATAATGGTTTTGCGCCAAACAACGTTTGAAACCCATCTTACTGCAAAACTAAAATTTCGTCGTAATAAGACCGCACTGCCCATATTTTAAGATTATGTAAAATGCTTTCCTTGTAACATGCGAAGCCATTTTGCTCGAATGCCTTCCCGTCGCTGTTGTAGTTATAACTTATACTGTCAGTCCACATGAAAGTTTGGGGAACTTACTCCCGATGACGTATTTGTTGAAAGAGGAAAACTCATCCAAACCAATCACCAAAAAGCAGTTTTCTCCCTTTCAACAAATTTAACAACAACATCAACGTGAAATTTATATATTTACAAAAAAGAAGAGTTTAAAAGTGTCCAACGAACCGGGATACTACAAAACGAAACCAATTTTTATGGCAAAATTAAGCATTGCAGGATATATAGTATTTACTTATGAATATAGCCCTTACAAAGACATTTATTGGAATGAAATAAGTCAAAAGATCATTAAAAAATATGGGGATAATATCATTGATGATTTAGAAAAAGTAGATGAATGTCTTAATGAATGCTTTTTATATTTCATTAAAAAATTCGAAGAAATAGTTTCCAATATTAGCAACTTCAAATTCTACTGTTATGTTTTTAGATTGCACGAAGATTCTTTAAAATTAATGCTTAAGGAAAGAAGCGGTGAATTAGACCTTTTTGAATCAATTGAGGAGTCTCATTTCGCTATATACAGAAGGATTTTAAAAATAGTACTTGAACAAGGCTGTAATGTAGATATGCAATGGGGAACTCTTAATGATACTTCTGCAGATACGTTTAGTGAAAATGTTCAAAGATTATTTTATATTGGGATGCAACTTTATATGTTTGCTGACAAGATAGCCTATCATAGAATGCTTAACGGTGCATATTTTATTAACTTCGAAGAAAATGACATTGTTATTAACTGGCAAAATAATTATGGTACTGTTGAACATCATTTAATGTCTTATTTTTCAAAAGGATATGAGACTGGTGTGGTTGATGAAACGGGCGTTACCGAATTGAGACAAAAGATTGAAGAATGCTATGGAGTACATTATGATAAAACATTTGGAATTCCTTTCTTCATAAAAAAGCATTTTTCGGGAAATCCTTGTCAAACTATTGAACCTTATGTACTACCAATAAATTTAAAGTCAGAATTTAGTGATTTATCTAATGAGGATGCAGAAAATATTTACAAAGGATTGTCTATATCAAAAGAAAATTGTTTGTCTTTAATTGATACAATATTGAAGCCCTACTCTACTGAACGCTTTCTTTACAGACCTTTTTTAATTTATAATATAAACAATGAGCAACGACTATTAACTTCAGAAGATAAATTTTCTGAATCAGTTTATGTTTTAGCAACAAACGCAGTTCAATGGAATACATTAAATGCTGAATGGAGACAAAAAAAATGCTTTCAAAAGTATATTAATAAAAAAAGTAATGAACATGATAAATTATTAGAAGACCGAATTGAACAATACTTTAAAACTAATAGAATCTTATTTGCTCGGAATATAAAGAGTTTTAAAACAGCAACAAATAATAATATTAATATTGATAATGCTACTTGTGGCGAAATAGATTTTATCTTCATTGATGGTATTCGAAAAGAAATTGTTGTTGCAGATTCTAAATATAATAAAGCGAGGTATGAAGCTGTAGGCTACAGACAGGATTTTACAAATTTTGAAAAAAAATATGAACCTCAATTGCAAAAAAAGATAGATTGGGTTGCTAATAATATACCGATTGTTAATCAACACTTTGTTAAAATTTCCAACAATCAAAATCTTGATTTTACTTCTTACAATGTAAATGGAATGTTCATAATAAATACTCCAACTTTTTATATGTTTTGTAGCAAATATTTAACTATTGATATTGAACATTTTGAGCTTCACCTTAAGGGAAGAAATGTTTATCCCGATTTAACATTACCATTTGAAGTTGGGACACAAAAAATATATACATATCCATATTTTAAATAGGAATCATCGAATAAATAAAATAAAATTAAATAACCAACATACCAAAGTTCATACTTCCATTCAAAATAATCGGTATTGAAT
The sequence above is a segment of the Chryseobacterium taklimakanense genome. Coding sequences within it:
- the qatC gene encoding Qat anti-phage system QueC-like protein QatC — translated: MRVDIFFNDADYGKFSDMHLSFVENGRERRVPLSFLRYENVYDFSNDLSSVKFDFFLIAAIVYGVDNLLNRAVHSNDGWSRDIEVEFPVINLHVWIGKEEKLKKILDFLTGDNWMVSFCENNHDNFYYPRPLSRRRKLPRDYDKDSIISTSLFSGGLDSFIGVIDKLESIRNNEKLLLVSHFDSKSPGPNGDQHRLLSHLSSQYPNKIEWIQSKLALSRKDIEGNKVVVENNYRSRSLFFIGLGIYLSPVNELIIPENGTISINYPLTPSRVSSLSTRSTHPFVLMKLQELFNDIGLSVHLINSYSFKTKGEMFTECLNPQFLQRTFPDSVSCGKRGRKQHWSIRNGTEQCGRCMPCIYRRAALNASGFDNEIFGNDVTTVLSLNHDLPALFSYLKRDITLEKMKRDLVVSGNIEVSVLENYAAMVLRSKQEVINLFRDKGNNFVKSQLGI
- a CDS encoding KAP family P-loop NTPase fold protein, whose product is MWADNETSEDLLGFKVHADLLIDIIKDESVLPITIGVFGDWGSGKSSILQIVKDEFDKEEDKDSLCIYFNGWTFEGYDDAKAALLNSILKELEDNKKISAEIKETIKEKAKKLWKSVDWMRGAGMVMKNIALPAVSAYFTGGVSLVPFAIQKLSELGDNPEKIIGKLQSKEGQETFKAFFKSQEEDKKTINAVAEFRKDFSELLEATNFKRLVVIIDDLDRCSPERIIENLEAIKLFVNVSKTAFVIGADPRIVKYAIEHKYKNDKEIEEDNSRIVIDYLEKLIQLPYSLPRLSESEVETYISMLICKKEIGNEKFKIVIEAFQKYRLKNKYSAFGLSEFESILDADDFSKVKDNVITIPALVPLITNSLYGNPRQIKRFLNTFTVRKRLAEVASLTGFKDSVLAKMMILEYSEPKLFKKLFDWQIVQDGIPKEIGEIESICEEKEIEKISEDLNDSDFKEWNKPKVIKWFQIEPFLSEIDLRDYYWIARDKLENSITSGSMIPPVVKSLFGQLLPDEMPAAVTKDILSNSFQQLNNIEKEAFFNLLSSNIKRNPQQKRLYDIFTIMLEEKIDNTAQYYIEALKVINISNIEPAVALRLSNFKSDPIIGDFLINYFQGGKSPASRSFNLKK
- the qatD gene encoding Qat anti-phage system TatD family nuclease QatD: MNIDAHCHIDLYQNPRKILIEANNSNLAVLSMTNLPSHFELGYSYFKTLKKVRLALGMHPLMAEFHKKEFPLFMRNLHKTSYIGEVGLDFSMEGINTKDIQIETFTKILSNIIGQRKILSIHSRKAEREVLNLLKEYKIRNAIFHWYSGSIKLIDEIAECGFFFSVNSAMIKSQNGRKILQKIPKNFLLTETDGPFVQENNTPLKPGQVESVITFLSELWSVSESDVKETLNSNFKNLLKSIK